The Methylocystis sp. ATCC 49242 region TTGTCTCGACGCCGTGGCTCCATTCTGCGTGTCACATCCCGTCCTACTATCGAGTAGGGCGCGAGGGAGATCGTCTCCATGAACATCTCGATCTGTAATCTGGGAAATTTCCTGATCATACTGGCATTTGCGCTCCCCGGCGCGTCTCCCCTCGCCGCGCAGTCCGCTTTCGCGCCCACGCAAGTCGTTACGCCGATGGATCGCACGGTGTTGCCCATTCCCGAACCTCAATATCCGCACAGCACGGTAATGGACGCACGCAACGCCTCGCCGCCGCCTCGGTTCGAGGTGAGGGCGCCCACAGGCGCCCCCAATGTGCTGATTGTGCTGATCGACGATATGGGTTTCGGACAGTCCAGCGCTTTTGGCGGTCCCATCCATATGCCGACTGTCGAAAGCCTCGCCAACGCGGGGCTGCGTTACAATCAGTTTCACACGACGGCGCTTTGCTCGCCGACCCGCGCCGCGCTGCTCTCCGGCCGCAATCACCATATGAACAATATGGGCTCCATCACTGAAACAGCCACCGCTTTTCCCGGACAAACCGGACAGCGCCCAAACAGTGTGGCGCCGCTCGCCGAGATGCTGCGACTGAACGGATACAGCACGGCGGCCTTTGGAAAATCGCACGAGACGGCGGCGTGGGAACTGAGTCCTTCGGGTCCGACCGACCGCTGGCCGATACGCTCCGGGTTCGACAAGTTTTACGGCTTCCTCGGCGGCGAGACCAATCAATGGTCGCCGCTCATTTATGACGGGCTGAACCAGATAGAAACGCCGAAAGACCCCAACTACCACTTCATGACCGACATGACGAATCAGGCGGTCGCCTGGGTGCGTTACCAGAAGTCGCTGACGCCGGATAAGCCCTTCTTCATCTATTTCGCGCCGGGCGCCACCCATGCGCCGCATCATGTGCCGAAAGAATGGATCGCGAAATACAAGGGCAAGTTCGATCAGGGCTGGGATAAGCTGCGCGAAGAGACGTTGGAGCGCCAGAAGAAGCTCGGCGTCGTTCCGGCGGATACGAAGCTGGCGCCGAAGCCGGAAGCCATAAAGGACTGGAGCGCGCTGACAGCGGATGAAAAGAAGCTTTTCGCGCGTCAGATGGAAGTCTTCGCCGCTTTCGGCGAATACGCCGATACGGAAGTCGGGCGGTTGATCGATGCGATCAAATTCGTTGGGCAACTCGACGACACGCTGATTTTCTATATCGTCGGCGACAATGGCGCGAGCGCCGAGGGCGGCATGGCCGGCCTCTACAATGAGTCGACCTATTTCAACATGGTCCCGGAAAGCGTCAAGGACGTGCTCAAGCACTATAACGAACTCGGCAGTCCCAAGACTTACAATCATTACGCCGCGGGCTGGGCGGTGGCAGGCGCCACGCCTTTCACCTGGACGAAGCAGGTCGCGTCGAACTATGGCGGCACGCGTAATGGCATGGTCGTGCACTGGCCAAAGGGCGTCTCGGCGAAAGGCGAGGTGCGCTCGCAATGGCATCACGTCATCGACATCGCGCCGACGGTTCTGGAGGCGGCTCACCTGCCCGAACCCAGGAGCGTCAATGGCACGTTGCAGGAACCGATCGAAGGCGTGAGCCTGCTTTACACATTCGCGGACGCCGGGGCGGCCGACCGTCACACCACGCAATATTTCGAAATGTTTGGCAATCGCGCGATCTATCACGATGGCTGGATCGCCGGAACTGTCCACCGTGCGCCTTGGGAATATCAGCCACGCGCCAAGCTCGAAGACGACAAATGGGAGCTCTATGACACGCGCGGCGACTTCAGTCTCGTGAACGACCTCGCGACGAACAAGCCCGAGAAGCTGAAGGAACTGCAGGACCTCTTCATGAGGGAGGCCGTCAAATATTCCGTGCTGCCCATCGACGACCGGACCGCGGAGCGTTTCAATGCAGGTCTGGTCGGACGCCCCGACCTCATGGCCGGTCGCGCCTCGCTGACTGTTTATCAAGGAATGACAGGCATTTCCGAAAACGCCTTCATCAATGTGAAAAACCGTTCTCACACGATTAACGCAGATGTGAATGTCTCGAAGTCCGGCGCCAATGGCGTCATCCTGGCGCAAGGCGGGCGCTTCGGCGGCTGGAGTGTCTATCTGAAGAACGGCAAACCGACTTACGAATATAACTTCGTCGGTCTTCGTCATTACGTCGTCGCCGCGAAACAGCCGCTCCGCGCAGGCAGGTCGTCCATCCGCCTAGACTTCGATTATGATGGCGGCGGCTTGGGAAAAGGCGGAAACGCTACGCTTTACGTGAATGATGAAAAGGTCGCGAGCGGACGCGTCGAGGAGACGCAATGCTGCGCCTTTTCGCTGGAAGACGGCGTTGACGTCGGCGCCGACAAAAGCACACCCGTGACGGAGACCTATAAGTCGCCTGCCGAATTCACGGGCGTGATCGAGAAGGTTACGGTCGAGCTGAAGCCGGGGAAAAAGGTTGAAATCGACGACGCAGAAAAAGCGCGAAAGTACGGCGCGGCGGCGAAGGCAATCGCGGATTAAAACTCGTTCAGGATAAGTGTGGGCGATTTTCCGCTCGGACGCGCGACAAGACATGATGGGAGGGCAAATTCGGCGAATCCAAATTCGCGGAATTTGATCGAGCATGAAGGCGCGCCCACAATCGTTATTCATGCCGACGACGCCCTCCTGCCGCATAAGTGCGGCTCGAGGCAATCCGGAGATTCCGCGCCGCTGCGGATACTTCATCAATTCCTGGCGACGGCCGGCTCTGCGCCGAACAGATCGAAGTGGCGGTTCACGCCTGCCTGAACCAGATCGCCATTGAACCGGGTGGACGTCGAGGCGTTGTAATTGAAGGCGCCGCTGCTCGGCGCCGCAAAGCCGGAGGCGCGCGCATTGCCGAGGTCATAATGCAGGTAATCGACCTTGGCGCTCCAGTTCGGCAAAAACATCCACTCCACGCCGCCGCCGGCCGACCATCCAACCAGCGTGTCCTGGAACACGGGATTGACCTGCGTCTGACTTGTGCCGCCGATGCGTCGGGTGAAAATCGCCGTATTGGAGACAACGCCGCCATAGGCCATGCCGCCGGTTCCATAGACGACCAGCGTCGGCGTCGCGAGATAGCCGAGGCGGCCGCGGACCGTGCCGAGATAGTTCAGCGTCGCCGTGCGCTGCTCATAGGTCAGGAACGTATCGCCGCCGCCATTGGCCGACGTGAGCTGCCATTTCGTGTCCGTGTTTCCCGAGACGCCGTGGAGATCGGTCTCGACGCCAGCGAGGAAATTGCCGGAAAAATTCCAGTTCGCTCCGAGCTGAAGACCGCCGATGAAGCCGGCGAGATGGTTGCCCGTATCGATCGGCGCCGCGCTGAAAGCGACAGGCAAGCTCGCCGGCGCCGGGCCGACGCCCACAACCTGCACGTTCGACGCAGGGCTGGACCATGCGCCGCCGCCATTGAGACCGACATAGACGTCCGTCCAGCTGGGACGCGGCGCGGGCGGCGCATCCGGCGCCATGCTGGCGAAGAAGTCGGAACCCGGCGGTTTGGCGATGGGCTGTCCGTCGCCGAAGCCGTTCGCCGAGACTTCCAGATAGAAGAAGTCGGTTGGACGCGCGGTCAGGCCGTTCGTCGTTCCGGTCTGTCCGAGCGCGGATTGCCCGGGCCAGGCGACCGGCGGCCATTGCAGCGACGTCGGCGGCGCGAAACTCGAGGTGAAGGAGCCCGGCCAGAAACGCGCATAGCTGGCGGTGAGATTGATGAATTGATTCAACTTGTGACGGATACGGATGTCATATTCCGTGCCCATGAAATCGCCCCTGTTGCCGAGGGGGGCGTATAAATTGGCGCGATCCCACGCAGCCGCCGTGCTCGCCAGCCAATAGGCGCTGAAGGCCGTGTCGATCCTGGTGTCCTTGAACGGCTCGAACTCCAGTCGCACCTTGGGAGCCTTGACGTTGTTCCAGGCGATATAATCATCGCGTGAAAACGGCTGGTTGAAGCCGTAGAACACATCCACGTTCTGGTTGACGCTGTCGAACGGGCTCTTGTTGCCCGAACCATAGGCATAGTTGGCGCTGATGCGCGGCTTCCACGGATGGTCCGAGAACGTGTAGCCCGCCTCGAAGGCGTAGGCGATCGCATCGTGTTGAACGGTCGTCTGGACGGCGTTCCTTACCGTGCGGAAATCCCGGAACTCGCCTGCTTCGCCAAACTGCTTGTTGACTTCGAAATCATAATCGAAATTCCCGAGCACGCCATAGACGCGTAGACCCGGCGCATAGGTGTCGCGATGAACCTTCAGTCCGTTGGAGACGTTCAGCGGGTCGCCATATTGCTTGCGGCCGATGAAGTAGGGCTGAACGGTCGCATATTCCGACCAGCGGCGAATGCTGAGAACGCTGCCATATATCCAGTTCTGCCAGTCGGGGCGGTCGAACCAGTACGGATAGCGCACCACCGGGCGCATCAGGAAACTGTCGAGATCCCAGTCGTTGTCCCTCTTGCCGACCTTGATGCGGAAACCTTCGAAGTTATTGGTGGTGTTGCGGAACTCATTTTCCGCGATCAGGCGCCTGTCGAGCAGTTCAAGGTGAAATCGACCGGCGCGCAGGATAAGGGGACGATCATTGCCGCGATCATCTTTCCCAAACGCGTCCTTGAAATACAGCTCTCCATAAGCCGAGATCAGTTCTGACTGATTGATTTCCTGACCCTGCAATTCATAAATACTGTTGAAAGCGCGCGAATCCTGGAACTCCACGACGAAACGCAATGGATCGAGTATGTTCTTGACGCCAAGGTAGGCGCGCGTGCGTTCAAGCCACAGCGAGTTGGGGAAATTTCGTCTTTGCAGGATGGGCAGGTTGCCGCTCGTGTCGGTCCA contains the following coding sequences:
- a CDS encoding arylsulfatase; this encodes MNISICNLGNFLIILAFALPGASPLAAQSAFAPTQVVTPMDRTVLPIPEPQYPHSTVMDARNASPPPRFEVRAPTGAPNVLIVLIDDMGFGQSSAFGGPIHMPTVESLANAGLRYNQFHTTALCSPTRAALLSGRNHHMNNMGSITETATAFPGQTGQRPNSVAPLAEMLRLNGYSTAAFGKSHETAAWELSPSGPTDRWPIRSGFDKFYGFLGGETNQWSPLIYDGLNQIETPKDPNYHFMTDMTNQAVAWVRYQKSLTPDKPFFIYFAPGATHAPHHVPKEWIAKYKGKFDQGWDKLREETLERQKKLGVVPADTKLAPKPEAIKDWSALTADEKKLFARQMEVFAAFGEYADTEVGRLIDAIKFVGQLDDTLIFYIVGDNGASAEGGMAGLYNESTYFNMVPESVKDVLKHYNELGSPKTYNHYAAGWAVAGATPFTWTKQVASNYGGTRNGMVVHWPKGVSAKGEVRSQWHHVIDIAPTVLEAAHLPEPRSVNGTLQEPIEGVSLLYTFADAGAADRHTTQYFEMFGNRAIYHDGWIAGTVHRAPWEYQPRAKLEDDKWELYDTRGDFSLVNDLATNKPEKLKELQDLFMREAVKYSVLPIDDRTAERFNAGLVGRPDLMAGRASLTVYQGMTGISENAFINVKNRSHTINADVNVSKSGANGVILAQGGRFGGWSVYLKNGKPTYEYNFVGLRHYVVAAKQPLRAGRSSIRLDFDYDGGGLGKGGNATLYVNDEKVASGRVEETQCCAFSLEDGVDVGADKSTPVTETYKSPAEFTGVIEKVTVELKPGKKVEIDDAEKARKYGAAAKAIAD
- a CDS encoding alginate export family protein, translating into MEPQPDVPPYVRELGKTYKQFEGIDWLDVGLDSRVRFEYRTNDYRPWTDTSGNLPILQRRNFPNSLWLERTRAYLGVKNILDPLRFVVEFQDSRAFNSIYELQGQEINQSELISAYGELYFKDAFGKDDRGNDRPLILRAGRFHLELLDRRLIAENEFRNTTNNFEGFRIKVGKRDNDWDLDSFLMRPVVRYPYWFDRPDWQNWIYGSVLSIRRWSEYATVQPYFIGRKQYGDPLNVSNGLKVHRDTYAPGLRVYGVLGNFDYDFEVNKQFGEAGEFRDFRTVRNAVQTTVQHDAIAYAFEAGYTFSDHPWKPRISANYAYGSGNKSPFDSVNQNVDVFYGFNQPFSRDDYIAWNNVKAPKVRLEFEPFKDTRIDTAFSAYWLASTAAAWDRANLYAPLGNRGDFMGTEYDIRIRHKLNQFINLTASYARFWPGSFTSSFAPPTSLQWPPVAWPGQSALGQTGTTNGLTARPTDFFYLEVSANGFGDGQPIAKPPGSDFFASMAPDAPPAPRPSWTDVYVGLNGGGAWSSPASNVQVVGVGPAPASLPVAFSAAPIDTGNHLAGFIGGLQLGANWNFSGNFLAGVETDLHGVSGNTDTKWQLTSANGGGDTFLTYEQRTATLNYLGTVRGRLGYLATPTLVVYGTGGMAYGGVVSNTAIFTRRIGGTSQTQVNPVFQDTLVGWSAGGGVEWMFLPNWSAKVDYLHYDLGNARASGFAAPSSGAFNYNASTSTRFNGDLVQAGVNRHFDLFGAEPAVARN